The proteins below come from a single Oncorhynchus gorbuscha isolate QuinsamMale2020 ecotype Even-year linkage group LG12, OgorEven_v1.0, whole genome shotgun sequence genomic window:
- the LOC123991214 gene encoding suppressor of cytokine signaling 6, whose protein sequence is MTSCLQPDGRTLWIAASSSGPQEESSHPVPVSCPTPLPCQGGPFRMKKISLKTICKSLNINKGKEEGGGDFVMLQQPSPAVDFSKEDSLFRGCYTKELAGCDLGGDGGGVEEEEKAGHNKGRSKSESLMGSLKRRLSAKQKAKVKGGSTAMGSVDDDDTFSSSSVPISFNEVKAHRPLRSASLRSHHYSPSPWPLRPVNSDEACIKMEVKVKAMVHSPSPSPNLNGVRKDFHHQDFQMEGIFQEQAVKNLQEQAESLKNLQQPQNGDQLHLNIDEHVPVVLGFTPQDYIQYTMPLEEGMYPEGSHSVSHSFCLDGSLPMEVVTEADSSSLHADQQSQEDQDLVSMNLNLPVDLFMESVNGLLIGSNGVMLQSSRDRVDAQHPPPPPLPLLPSNEIPRTCSGFSVAYSHVAERVRHHLNFDPNSAPGMSLVYDSVQSSGPMVVTSLTEELKKLARQGWYWGPITRWEAEEKLVNLPDGSFLVRDSSDDRYLLSLSFRSQTKTLHTRIEHSNGRFSFYEQPDVEGHTSIVDLIEYSIKDSENGAFCYSRSRLPGSATYPVRLTNPVSRFMQVRSLQYLCRFVIRQYTRIDLIQNLPLPNKMKDYLQEKHY, encoded by the coding sequence ATGACCAGCTGTCTGCAGCCTGATGGGAGGACTCTGTGGATAGCAGCATCTTCATCAGGACCCCAGGAGGAGAGCAGCCATCCCGTCCCAGTCTCATGTCCCACACCCCTTCCCTGCCAAGGAGGGCCGTTCAGAATGAAGAAAATCAGCCTTAAGACCATCTGCAAGTCCCTCAACATCAACAAGGGCAAGGAAGAAGGAGGGGGGGATTTTGTCATGCTCCAGCAGCCCTCGCCAGCGGTCGACTTCTCCAAGGAAGACTCTCTTTTCAGGGGCTGCTACACCAAAGAGCTGGCGGGCTGCGACCTtggaggtgatggtggaggagttgaagaagaggagaaggcgGGACACAACAAGGGCCGTTCTAAGAGCGAGAGTCTGATGGGTTCTCTGAAGAGGAGGCTGTCGGCCAAGCAGAAGGCCAAAGTCAAAGGGGGCTCCACAGCCATGGGGTCAGTTGACGATGACgataccttctcctcctcctctgtgcccATCAGCTTCAACGAGGTCAAGGCCCATCGACCGTTACGATCGGCATCCCTCCGCAGCCACCATTACAGCCCATCTCCCTGGCCCCTGCGGCCTGTGAACTCAGACGAAGCCTGCATCAAGATGGAGGTGAAAGTTAAAGCCATGGTCCACTCTCCGAGCCCCAGCCCCAACTTGAATGGTGTGCGGAAGGATTTCCACCACCAGGACTTCCAGATGGAGGGCATCTTTCAGGAGCAGGCCGTGAAGAACCTCCAGGAGCAGGCAGAGTCCTTGAAGAACCTCCAGCAGCCCCAAAACGGAGACCAGCTGCACCTGAACATTGACGAACACGTGCCTGTAGTCTTGGGCTTCACGCCGCAGGACTACATCCAGTACACTATGCCTTTAGAGGAGGGAATGTACCCAGAGGGGtcccattctgtctctcactccttctGCCTGGACGGGTCCCTGCCTATGGAGGTGGTGACTGAAGCGGACAGTAGCTCTCTCCACGCTGATCAGCAGAGTCAGGAAGACCAGGATCTGGTGAGTATGAACCTGAACCTGCCAGTGGACCtcttcatggagtctgtgaacGGCCTCCTCATCGGCTCTAACGGCGTCATGCTCCAGAGCTCCAGGGACAGGGTCGATGCCCaacacccccctcctccccccctgccCCTGCTACCCAGCAACGAGATCCCTAGGACTTGCTCTGGGTTCAGTGTTGCGTACAGCCACGTGGCGGAGCGGGTGAGGCACCACTTAAACTTTGACCCCAACTCGGCTCCGGGCATGAGCCTGGTGTATGACTCAGTCCAGAGCAGCGGACCCATGGTTGTGACCAGCCTGACCGAGGAGCTGAAGAAGCTAGCCAGGCAGGGTTGGTACTGGGGGCCCATCACACGCTGGGAGGCTGAGGAGAAGCTGGTCAACCTGCCTGACGGCTCGTTCCTGGTCAGGGACAGCTCGGATGACAGGTACCTCCTCAGCCTTAGTTTCCGCTCCCAGACCAAGACCCTCCACACCCGCATCGAACACTCCAACGGACGCTTCAGCTTCTACGAGCAACCCGACGTGGAGGGACACACGTCCATCGTAGACCTGATAGAATACTCCATCAAAGATTCGGAGAATGGAGCCTTCTGTTATTCTAGATCTCGCTTACCAGGGTCCGCCACCTACCCCGTCAGGCTGACCAATCCCGTGTCTCGTTTTATGCAAGTGCGCTCCCTGCAGTACCTGTGTCGGTTCGTGATCAGACAGTACACCAGGATTGACCTGATTCAGAACCTGCCTTTGCCCAACAAGATGAAAGACTACCTGCAGGAGAAGCACTACTGA